The DNA region CCGTCTACAACGAAGCCGTCAAGTTCGTCGCGGCGGTGCGCGCCGATCCGCAGCATCCGGCGCGCATCGCCGTGGACGGGTACCTCAATCGACTGGCCGAGAACCTGCAGAGCGATCCGGCCACGATGGCGCGGCTCGAGGAGAGCAAGGCCACGCTGTTCGACAGCCCGCGCGTGCGCGAGCTGGCCTCCGAAGCGTGGAACACCGCCAAGGCCGGCCTGCTCGCATCGCTGGCCGACCCGGACAGCGGCCTGCGCCGCCGCGCCGCGCAGGCGCTCAGCGAGATCGGCGAACGTCTGTCCACGGATGCCGCGCTCCAGGCCCGTGTGGACGGATGGGTCACCGAGGCCGCGGTGTTCCTCGTCGATCGCTACCGGCACGACATCGCATCGATCATCACCGACACGGTCGACCGCTGGGACCCCGCCGAGACGACGGAGAAGATCGAGCTGATGGTGGGCCGCGACCTGCAGTACATCCGGCTGAACGGCACCGTGGTCGGCGCGCTGGCGGGTGTGGTGATCTTCACCGTCGCGCACGCGCTGCTGGGTTGAGAACGCTCGGCGACATGTTGCGAAACGTCAACGGCTGACGCCGACCCGAGCGCTACCCTGGGTGCGTGGTCGAGCGCCCCCAACAGCTGCTGTTCAGCTACGGCACCCTGCAGAGCCCTGTCGTGCAGTTGGACACGTTCGGACGGCTGCTGACCGGCGAGGATGACGTCCTGCCGGGCTTCACGGTGGACTACGCCGACATCGAGGACCCGCGCACCGTGGACCGATCCGGCGCATCGGTGCACCCCATCGTCCGCGCGACCGGCAACGAGCTGGACAAGGTGATCGGCAAGGTTCTGCGGGTCAGTCAGGACGAACTGGACGCCGCGGACGAATACCAGGTCGAGCTGTACCGCAGGGTCGAGGTCCGGCTGGCCAGCGGTCGGCCGGCCTGGGTCTACGTCACGATCTGACCAGGTCACCGTCTGACGACGTCACGGTCTGACCACGACCGGCTGACCAGGGCGCGGGCTGACTCGGGCGCGCCGCCGCGGACCGCACTGCGACGTCACGGGGTACCGTCGGAGGGGTGACACTCTCCTCCGAGGATCTCTGGCCGCGCGCCGGCGACTGGCTCGCGCCGGATTCGTTCGACGGTCCCCTCGACGCGGTGCTCATGGGCGTTCCGACCTGGCGGACGTCGCTCTCGCCGACCGGCGCACATCAGACGCCCGCCGCGGTGCGGGCGGCGCTGCGCCGGTACAGCGCGGCGCTGATGGCCGGGCCGGTCGACCTGGGGACGCTGCGCGTCGCGGACGCCGGCGACATCGCCGAGCCGGACGGTCCCGAGGGCGAGGCCGCCGTCCGCGCCCTGGCCGCAGATGCGCGCGACCGCGGCGGCCTGGTGGTCGCGCTGGGCGGCGACAACAGCGCGACCTACCCCGTGGCGCAGGGAACCGGTGCGACCGGACTGATCACCCTGGACGCGCATTTCGACCTGCGCGACGGCGTCTCCAACGGCTCCCCCGTCCGACGGCTGATCCAGGACGGGCTGGACCCGCGCCGCGTGGCGCAGATCGGCATCGCCGACTTCGCCAACTCGGCCGCGTACGCCCGGCGTGCCGCGGACTACGGAATCACGGTCATCGCCCTGGACGACGTGCGACGCCGAGGCGTCGCGGACGTCATGGCCGAAGCGCTCGAGGTGGCCGGGGCCGGAGGCGGCGGCATCCACCTGGACATCGACGTGGATGTCTGCGATCGCTCGGTCGCCCCCGGCTGTCCCGCCAGCCTGCCGGGAGGCCTTGCCGCGTGGGAGCTGCGCGCGCTGGCGCGGGCGGCGGCGACCGATCCGCGGGTGGTCTCCGCGGACATCGTCGAGGTCGACGCGACGGCCGACACGCCGGATGAACGCACCGTGCGGCTGGCGGCGCTGTGCGTCCTGGAGCTGCTCGCCGGAGTGGGGGTGCGCGCATGATCCGCCTTGTGCTGGTGCGACACGCGAAATCCGACTGGGGCGACCCGGATCTGGACGACCATGATCGCCCGCTGAACGACCGGGGCATGCGGGACGCGCCGCGCATGGCGCGCGCGCTGGCCGAGACCGGCTTCCGGCCGGAGCTCATCCTCTCCAGCACCGCGCTGCGCGCCCGCACCACCGCCGAGGCGTTCGGCGCGGCCTTCGATGTCGCGGTGAACCTGGACCCGGAGCTGTACGGCGCACCCGCTCGGACGCTGTTCGAGAAGGCCGCCGGCAGCGGTGCGCGGCAGGTCATCGTGGTCGCCCACGACCCCGGGATGAGCGCGCTGGCCGCGAGCCTGTCGGATGACGGCATCGAGCACATGCCGACCTGCGCGGTCGCGACCTTCCGGTGGGACGCTCCGGATTGGGACCACGTCGCGCCGCAAGAGCCCGTCGACTGGACCTTCGATACGCCGCGCTGAGCACGCCGCGCTGCGACGGTCGCAGTCAGGCCGCGGTGCCGCCGCGCCACACGGTTCGGATCAGCGGCACACCCGGCCGGTAGGCGAGGTGCGTCCGCGTCGGCGCGTCCAACAGGACCAGATCCGCCCGCGCGCCGGGTGCGAGGACGCCGACGTCGTCGCGCCGCAGCGCACGCGCGCCCCCCGCGGTGGCCGCCCACACCGCCTCCGCGGTGGTCATGCCCATTTCGCGCACGGCGAGCGCGATCATCAGCGGCATGGAGCTGGTGAAGCTCGATCCGGGGTTGCAGTCGCTGGCAAGGGCGACGGTGACCCCGGCGTCGAGCAGGCGCCGCGCGTCGGGGTAAGGCTGCCGGGTCGAGAACTCCACGCCGGGCAGTAGGGTGGCGACCGTTCCGCTCGCCGCGAGGGCCGCGACATCGTCATCGTCGAGGAAGGTGCAGTGATCGACGGATGCCGCGCCCAGGGCGACCGCGAGCTGCACCCCCTCGCCCGATCCGAGCTGATTGGCGTGCACGCGGGGCTGCAACCCGCGCGCGATACCCGCCGCGAGGATCCGTCGGCTCTCGGCGGGGCTGAACGCCCCGCGCTCGCAGAACACGTCGATCCAGCGACTGTGCGCGGCACACGCCTGCAGCATCTCGCCGCACACCAGCTCGACGTATTCGTCGCGGCGGTCGGCGTACTCGGTCGGGACGACGTGCGCGCCCAGGTAGGTCACCTCGTCGGTGACCTCGGCGGCGATCCGGGCGAGCCGTGCCTCGTCCGCCACGGTGAGGCCGTACCCGGTCTTCACCTCGAAGGTGGTCGTCCCCTGCGCGTGCAGCTCGGCGACGAGACCGGCGAGACGTCGGCGCAGCTCGTCGTCGCTCGCCGCCCGGGTCGCGGCCACGGTCCGCCGTATGCCCCCGGCAGCATACGGCTCGCCTGCCATCCGCGCCTCGAACTCGTCCGCGCGGTCTCCGCCGAACACCAGGTGCGTGTGGCTGTCCACGAAGCCCGGGATGACCGCTCGGCCACCAGCATCCACCACCTCAATCCGTCCCCGCGAGACTGCATCCGCGCCTCGAGACTGTGGCGCAAGCCCGCTGTCTCGAGCACCCGATGCAGTCTCGCGGTCTAGGGGGGCGGCGACCCATACGATGCGGTCGCCCTCGATCAGCACTGCGGCGTCGTGCAGCGTGCCGCAGGGGTCACCGTCCGCGGCGACGTTGGTAGTCAGCTCGCCGATGTTCGTGATCAGGGTTGCGCCGCTCACAGCATCGGCACCTTCAGCCCGCGTTCCCGGGCGACGTCCTTCGCGCGGTCGTAGCCGGCGTCGACGTGTCGCATCACGCCGGTACCGGGGTCGTTGGTCAGCACGCGGGCCAGCTTCTCCGCCGCCAGCACCGTGCCGTCCGCGACGGTCACCTGCCCGGCATGGATGCTGCGCCCGATGCCCACGCCTCCCCCGTGGTGGATCGAGACCCAAGACGCGCCCGACGCGGTGGTCAGCAGCGCGTTCAGCAGCGGCCAGTCCGCGATGGCGTCGGAGCCGTCCGCCATAGCCTCCGTTTCGCGGTACGGCGACGCGACCGATCCCGCGTCGAGGTGGTCGCGCCCGATCACGATCGGGGCGGCCAGTTCCCCGGAGGCGACCATCTCGTTGAACTTCAGTCCGGCGAGGTGCCGCTCCTGGTAGCCCAGCCAGCAGATGCGGGCGGGCAGCCCTTCGAAGTGCACGGTCGAGCCGGCCTTGTCGAGCCAGCGCACCAAGCCGGCGTTGTCCGGGAACAGCGCCTTCACCGCCGCGTCGGTCTTGCGGATGTCCTCCGGGTCTCCGGAGAGGGCCACCCAGCGGAACGGACCCCGCCCCTCCGCGAACTGCGGGCGGATGTACGCCGGCACGAACCCGGGGAATTCGAACGCCCGGGCGAAGCCGCCCAGCTGCGCCTCGGCGCGGATCGAGTTGCCGTAGTCGAAGACCTCCGCACCGGCATCCTGGAAGCCGACCATCGCCGCGACCTGCTTGACCATGCTCCCGCGCGCCCGTGCGGTGAACCCCTCGGGATCACGTTCCGCCTCGGCGCGCCAGTCCGCGACATCGATCCCGACCGGCAGGTAGGCCAGGGGGTCGTGCGCGCTGGTCTGATCGGTCACGATGTCGATCGGGGTGCCGCGCAGGAGCAGATCGGGAAAGACCAGTGCGGTGTTTCCGACCACTCCCACACTGAGCGCGCGGCCCTCGTTCCTGGCCGCGACCACACGGTCGACGGCTTCGTCGAGGTCGGTCGTGTACTCGTCGAGATACCCGTGTTCCGCGCGCCGCGCGAGGCGGGATTCGTCCACGTCGACGATCAGGACCGCCCCCCCGTTCATCGTGACCGCCAGCGGCTGCGCGCCGCCCATGCCACCGCATCCGCCGGTCAGGGTCAGCGTGCCCGCAAGCGAGTCGCGCCCCAGGGACCGGGCCACGGCCGCGAAGGTCTCGTAGGTGCCCTGCAGGATGCCCTGCGTTCCGATGTAGATCCACGAACCCGCCGTCATCTGCCCGTACATGGTGAGACCGAGCTGCTCGAGCCGGCGGAACTCCGGCCAGGTGGCCCAGTCGCCGACGAGGTTCGAGTTGGCGATCAGCACCCTCGGTGCCCACTCGTGGGTGCGGAACACGCCCACCGGCTTGCCGGACTGCACCAGCAGGGTCTCGTCCGGCTCCAGCTCGTCCAGAGTGCGCACGATGGCGTCGTACGCCGCCCAGCTGCGGGCTGCCTTGCCGGTCCCCCCATAGACGACGAGATCCTCCGGGTGCTCTGCGACCTCGGGATCGAGGTTGTTCATGAGCATCCGCTTGGCCGCTTCGGCGCCCCAGCTCTTCGCGGTGCGGACGTTGCCGCGCGCGGCGCGGACGGTGCGGGCATCGGTGACCGGGTTCATCGGAGTGCTCCTTCTGCGGCGCGCACGACCTGGCCGGAGAGCACCAGAGCGGTCACCGCCTCGATGTCGGGCGAGAGGTGATGATCGCTGCCGGGCCCCCGCGCGACCGTGCGCACCAGATCCCGCACCGCACCGGTGGCGGGACCGGGCTGCAGGGGTGTGCGCAGGTCGATCGCGCGAGCGCCGGTGAGCACTTCGATGGCCAGCACCCGGGCGAGCCCGTCGATCCCGCGGCGCAGCTTGCGCGCGGCCGCCCACCCCATCGAGACGTGGTCCTCCTGCATCGCGCTGGAGGGGATGGAATCGACGGATGCCGGGACCGCGAGTCGCTTGAGCTCCGACACGATCCCGGCCGCAGCGTACTGGGCGATCATGAGCCCGGAGTCGACGCCGACCTCGTGCGCCAGGAACGGAGGAAGCCCCTGGTTGCGCCCGGGGTCCAGCGCGCGATCCGTGCGCCGTTCCGAGATCGAGGCCACGTCGGCCGTGGCGATGGCCAGGAAGTCCAGGACATAGCCGATCGGGGCACCGTGGAAGTTGCCGTTGGACTCCACGCCGCCGGCGTCGGTGATCACCGGGTTGTCCACGGCCGAGATCAGTTCTCGCGAGGCGATCGTGCGCGCGTGCTCGACGGTGTCCCGCGCGGCCCCGTGCACCTGAGGTGCGCAGCGCAGCGAGTAGGCGTCCTGCACACGTGTGCACTCCGGTCCTTTGTGCGAGGCCACGATCGGCGAGCCGCCGAGATACGCACGCAGGTTGCCCGCCGATGCCGCCTGCCCCACCTGGGGGCGCAGATCCATCAGGCCGGCAGCGAACACCGCGTCGGTGCCGAGCTGGCTCTCGATGGACATCGCGGCCGCGACATCGGCGGTCTCCAGCAGGATCGACAGGTCGTGGAGTGCCAGCAGCAGCATCCCCAGCATCCCGTCGGTGCCGTTGATCAGCGCCAGCCCTTCTTTCTCGCGCAGCACCAGCGGGGCGATACCCGCGTCGTGGAGTGCGGCCGCGGCCGGCACCGCCTCGTCCGCGTCGTTTCGGACATCGCCTTCGCCCATCGCGGCGAGCGCCACGTGCGCGAGCGGGGAGAGATCGCCTGAGCAGCCGAGCGATCCGTACTCCCGCACGATCGGGGTGATCCCGGCGTTGAGCATCGCCGCGTAGGTGTGGACCACGACCGGCCGCACCCCGGTGTGCCCGGTGGCGAGCGTCCGCAGGCGCAGGAGCTGCAGCGCGCGGATGACTTCGCGCTCCACTTCGGCTCCGGTCCCGGCGGCGTGCGAGCGGATGAGGCTGGACTGCAGCTGAGCCCGGCGGTCGGCTGCGATGAACGTCGTGGCCAGCGCGCCGAAGCCGGTCGAGATGCCATAGCGCGGTTTCGGGTCCACGGCGAGTCCCTCGATGAGGGCACGGGATGCCGCAACCGCGCGCAGCGCGCCGGCATCCAGTTCGATGCGCGCCCCGTGCCGGGCGACCGCCACGACCTGTTCGGCGCGCATCGGCTCGGCGCCGACGACGACCGCGGTGTCGGTGAGGCTGCTCATGGGTTGATTCCACACCCGCGGGCTCGCGGGAAACAGAGGACCGTGCCATCCTGTGTCTGTCATGCCAGACACCTCTTCGCCGCACCCTCAAGTGCCGGCCGCCGATCAGACGCTGCGGATCCTGTCGCTGCTGGCCGGTCAGCCCGGGCCGATCGCGGCCCGCACGATCGCGGCGCAGCTGGGCGTGCCGCGATCGAGTGTCTACCACCTGCTTGCCACCCTCGAAGAGCACGGCTACGTCGTGCACCTGCCCGCAGAGCGTCGCTGGGGACTCGGCACAGCCGCGTTCGAGCTCGCTGGCGGGTACGCCCGGCAGCAGCCGCTCGCGCTGCTCGGCCGGACGCTGATCGCGGCGCTGGCCGACCGGTCCGGCGAGAGCGCGCACCTGGCCGTGATGACGGGCCGGGACGTGCTGTACCTCGTCGAGGAGCGCGCGCCGCGCCGCCCGGCGCTGGTGACCGATGTCGGCGTCCGCCTGCCCGCGCATCTGACCGCGTCAGGACGTTCCATGCTCGCCGCCCTGCCGCGCGAGCAGGTGCGGGCGCTGTACCCGGATGCCGCATCCTTCGCCGATCGGACCGGGCGCGGTCCCGCCCGCCCCCGCGAGCTGCATGATGTGCTGCGGCGGGTGCGCGCCGACGGCTACGCCACCGAGGACGGCGAGGTCACACTGGGCCTGCGCTCGGTGGGCGTCGCGGTGCGCGACCACACCGGGTGGCCGATCGCGGCGCTTGCGGTGACCTATCCCGGTGACACCCCGCAGCAGGTCGCCGCGCTGGCCGACCTCATCGCACCCGCCGCCGCCGAGCTGGGGCGCCGGATCGGTGGTCGCGGCGCTAGCGGACGATGAGGCGAGGCTCCACCAGCACGTGCGCCGGCGCCGTGTCGCGGTCGCGCAGCTCCACCGCCGAACCCGTCGTTCCCATCAGGCCGTCCAGGACGGCGGCGGCGACCAGCTCGGGCGACTGCTCGATGCTCGAGATCCCGAGGGCCTCGGCGACCGGGGTGTTGTCGAACCCGAAGACCGGCAGGTCGCGCCGGCCGGCGTCGGCGGCGGCGAGGTGCGCCGCGACCGCGTGCGAGTCGCTGACGCAGACCAGGGCATCCAGCTCGCGGAGGGTCTGTGCACGGGCGAAGACCTGTGCCATGACGTCGCGAGCGCGGGCGAGCCCTTCGGTCGCCTCGAAGCGCGGGCCGTCGGCGGCGGCCTGCGTGATGGCCTCCCGCCATCCCCGCTCCCGGTCGTCGCCGGTGCCGCCGTCCGGGGGCCATCCGAAGAAGCCGACCCGCGGCCCGGCGGTCGCGATCGCGTGCGCCGTGGCCGCTCGGGTCCCGGCGGCGCCGTCCACGTCCACCCAGGTGTGCGCCGAGCTGTAGACGTCATCGCCGCCCCACGGCCGGCCGAACGAGACGAACGGCACGTCCCGCTGCATCAGCCAGCCCGTGCGCGGGTCGCCGAAGAACGTGCCGGTGATCACGACTCCGTCGATCTCGGCACCGTCGATGAGATCGCCGAGCCGGGCGATCTCCTCGTCGGCGGATCGTGCGCTGTAGATGAGCACGCGCATGCCACGCTCGCCCGCCCGCTCCGTGAGGGCGTGCACGAACCGGTCGAGGATGACGCCGGAGATCCCCCCCGAGTAGGGGTCCAAGTGCACGCCGAGGGTCGAACTGCGCCGCGTGCGGAGGCGACGCGCGGCCGCGTGCGGACGATAGGCGAGATCCGCGATCGCCCGCTGCACCCGCTCCCGGGTCGCCTCACGGACGATGCCCGGCGAATTGAGGACGTTCGATACGGTCTGCCGCGAGACGCCCGCCGCGCGCGCGACGTCTTCGACCGTCGGCGGCTTGGCCATCATTCCCCCGGATCTTCATGCATCGGAACGTTCAAATCGTTACCGCATAGTACAGCGCAGGGGGTTGACACTCCCGCGGCGCGGCTCTTAACGTTCCTCCAAGCGATCAGTTTGATCGTTCAAAGATCGGAACGACAAAAAGAAGGGTCCGATGACCTCGCCCCCACTGAGGTCACTGCGGTGTTTATCAAAGGAGACGGACATGACACGCAAGACACGCGCGCTGACGGGTGCCGGTGCGCTCGTCGTCGCAGGAGCACTGGTGTTGAGCGGATGCGGCGGCGGCTCGGGATTCGATGACACCGGCGACTCCGGAGGCGAAGGCGGGCTGACCTCCTCGGACGACGCGCTCACCATCCTGATCGGCTCCAGCGGCGAGGCGGAGACGGCAGCGGTCGAAGATGCCGTCGCGGCGTGGTCCGAGGAGTCCGGCGTGGAGGCGACGGTTTCGGTGGCCAACGACCTTCCGCAGCAGCTGTCCCAGGGCTTCGCCGGCGGTTCCCCGCCGGATCTGTTCTACCTGGCTCCCGAGGCGCTGGCCGGCTACGCGGGCAACGGATCTCTGGTCGCCTACGGTGACGAGTTGGACAACAAAGACGACTTCTACCCGTCGCTGGTGGAGAACTTCACCCTCGACGGCGAGTTCTACTGCGCCCCGAAGGACTTCTCCACGCTCGCCCTGATCATCAACACCGACCTGTGGGCCGCAGCCGGCCTGACCGAGGCGGACATTCCCGCGACCTGGGAGGACCTCACCGCCGTCACCAAGACGCTGACGACGGGTGGCGCGGTGGGTCTGGCGTTCGGCCCGGAGTACCAGCGGGTCGGAACCTTCATGGCGCAGGCCGGCGGGAGTCTGCTCGCGGACGGCGAGCCGGTGGCCGACAGCGCCGAGAACGTCGAGGCCTTGGAGTACGTGCAGGCACGCCTGCAGGACGGCACGTTCGCCTTCTCGACCGACATCGGGGCGAGCTGGGGCGGTGAGGCGTTCGGCAACCAGCTGGCCGCGATGGTGATCGAGGGCAACTGGATCACCGGCGCACTGAGCGCCGACTACCCGGATGTCGCGTACGCCGTCGCCGAACTGCCGGCCGGCCCCGCCGGCCAGGGCACGCTGCAGTTCACGAACTGCTGGGGTATGGCCGCGGACAGCCCGAACCAGGAGGCCGCGCTCAGCCTGGTGGAGTTCCTGACCTCCACCGATCAGCAGCTGGCCTTCTCCGAGGCATTCGGGCCGATGCCGTCGATCCAGTCCGCCGCAGATGCGTGGACGGAGGCCAACCCCGACCTCAGTGCATTCCTGACCGGCGCGGACTACGCCCAGTTCCCGCCCACCGTGGAGGGAGCGACCGACGTCATCGCGGACTTCAACGCACAGCTGGAGTCGCTGAAGAACGGGAACCCGCAGGAGATCCTGGATTCGGTGCAGACCAACCTCGAGGCCGTGGTCGGCTGACATGACCGCCCAGGTCAGCACCCCTCGCCGCGGCCGGTTCTCCGGGATCCGCCGCGGCGAGGGACTTGCCGGATGGCTGTTCACCGCGCCGATCATCGTCATCCTCGGCGTCTTCCTGTTCATCCCGGTGCTGATGGCGCTGTGGGTGAGCTTCTCCGACTGGTCAGGGCGCGGCAGCCCGCTGTCTCCGAGCGTCGGATTCGTGGGGCTGGACAACTACGCGGCGGTGACGACGGGAGGCGGCCTTCCGGAACGGAACTTCGGCATCGCGCTGCGCAACAACGCCTGGTACGTGCTGCTGGTCGTTCCGCTGCAGACGATCCTGGCCCTGTTCCTGGCGACGCTGGTCAATCGTGCGATCCTGCGCGGCCGCGGCTTTTTCCGCACGGCGTTCTACTTTCCGTCGGTGACCAGCTCGGTGGCCATCACCGTGCTGTGGCTGTTCCTGTTCTCCACCACCGGCGTCATCAACGAGGTGCTCTCGTGGGTGGGCATCAACGGGCCGAACTGGTTCGCCGATCCGCGGGGCATCGTTCATGTCGCACTGGGCGGCGTCGGCGTCCGGAAGGGTCCCGAAGCGCTGACGGGCGGCGGATTCCTCGGCATCTCGTGGTGGGAGTGGCTCGCCGGCCCCTCGATCGCGATGAGCGCGTTCATCCTGATGGCGATCTTCACGACCAGCGGAACGATGATGCTGCTGTTCATCGCGGCGCTGCAGAACGTCGGCGTCGAACTGGGCGAGGCGGGGATGATGGACGGCGCCACCGGCTGGCAGCGGTTCTGGCACATCACGCTCCCGCAGCTGCGCCCGACGCTGTTCACGGTGCTCACCCTCGGTCTGATCGGGGGCTGGCAGGTGTTCGACCAGATCTACACCGGGACCCAGGGCGGCCCTGCCAAGACGACGGTGACCCCGGCGTACCTGACCTACCAGGCCGCCTTCATCAACCAGGACTGGGGGCAGGGCGCCGCGATCGCGTTCATCCTGTTCCTGATCATCATCTTCTTCGCAGCCCTGCAGCGGTGGGCGCTGCGCGACCGGCCGGTGTCCAAGCGCCGAGCGCGGCAATACCAGGTGAAGGGAAAGACCTCATGACCGTCACCGCCGTACCGGAAACGGCCGCCGTCGCACCGCCCGCGCCCCCGCAGCGGACCCGGAGGTGGGCCGCTCGCGCCCGCTGGGGCCAAGTCGTGCTGTACTCCGTCCTGATCGTGCTCGCGATCATCTACATCTACCCGTTCCTGGTCCAGGTCGCCACGTCGTTCAAGACGGATGCCGAGGCCACTGCCGATCCCATCTCCCTCATCCCGAGCGTGTTCTCGCTGGCCGCATACGAACGCCTGTTCACGCGCAGCGACTTCCCGCTGTGGGCGATGAACTCGGCGATCGTGACGATCAGCGTCACCCTCGGCCGGGTGTTCTTCGTGTCCCTGGCCGGTTACGCGTTGGCTCGTCTGAGGTTCCGCGGACGCGGCGTCATCTTCGCCCTGGTCGTGGCCGTGATGGCGGTTCCCAGCGTCGTGCTGCTGATCCCGAAGTTCCTCGTCCTCAACCAGATCGGCATCTACAACTCGTACGTGGGCATGATCCTGCCGCTGCTGGTGGATGCCGCCGGCGTGTTCATCATGAAGAACTTCTTCGAGTCGATCCCGGCCGCGATCGAGGAGCAGGCCCGGATCGACGGGG from Microbacterium sp. zg-B185 includes:
- a CDS encoding gamma-glutamylcyclotransferase family protein, with the translated sequence MVERPQQLLFSYGTLQSPVVQLDTFGRLLTGEDDVLPGFTVDYADIEDPRTVDRSGASVHPIVRATGNELDKVIGKVLRVSQDELDAADEYQVELYRRVEVRLASGRPAWVYVTI
- a CDS encoding arginase family protein, with translation MTLSSEDLWPRAGDWLAPDSFDGPLDAVLMGVPTWRTSLSPTGAHQTPAAVRAALRRYSAALMAGPVDLGTLRVADAGDIAEPDGPEGEAAVRALAADARDRGGLVVALGGDNSATYPVAQGTGATGLITLDAHFDLRDGVSNGSPVRRLIQDGLDPRRVAQIGIADFANSAAYARRAADYGITVIALDDVRRRGVADVMAEALEVAGAGGGGIHLDIDVDVCDRSVAPGCPASLPGGLAAWELRALARAAATDPRVVSADIVEVDATADTPDERTVRLAALCVLELLAGVGVRA
- a CDS encoding histidine phosphatase family protein, translated to MIRLVLVRHAKSDWGDPDLDDHDRPLNDRGMRDAPRMARALAETGFRPELILSSTALRARTTAEAFGAAFDVAVNLDPELYGAPARTLFEKAAGSGARQVIVVAHDPGMSALAASLSDDGIEHMPTCAVATFRWDAPDWDHVAPQEPVDWTFDTPR
- the hutI gene encoding imidazolonepropionase → MSGATLITNIGELTTNVAADGDPCGTLHDAAVLIEGDRIVWVAAPLDRETASGARDSGLAPQSRGADAVSRGRIEVVDAGGRAVIPGFVDSHTHLVFGGDRADEFEARMAGEPYAAGGIRRTVAATRAASDDELRRRLAGLVAELHAQGTTTFEVKTGYGLTVADEARLARIAAEVTDEVTYLGAHVVPTEYADRRDEYVELVCGEMLQACAAHSRWIDVFCERGAFSPAESRRILAAGIARGLQPRVHANQLGSGEGVQLAVALGAASVDHCTFLDDDDVAALAASGTVATLLPGVEFSTRQPYPDARRLLDAGVTVALASDCNPGSSFTSSMPLMIALAVREMGMTTAEAVWAATAGGARALRRDDVGVLAPGARADLVLLDAPTRTHLAYRPGVPLIRTVWRGGTAA
- the hutU gene encoding urocanate hydratase — protein: MNPVTDARTVRAARGNVRTAKSWGAEAAKRMLMNNLDPEVAEHPEDLVVYGGTGKAARSWAAYDAIVRTLDELEPDETLLVQSGKPVGVFRTHEWAPRVLIANSNLVGDWATWPEFRRLEQLGLTMYGQMTAGSWIYIGTQGILQGTYETFAAVARSLGRDSLAGTLTLTGGCGGMGGAQPLAVTMNGGAVLIVDVDESRLARRAEHGYLDEYTTDLDEAVDRVVAARNEGRALSVGVVGNTALVFPDLLLRGTPIDIVTDQTSAHDPLAYLPVGIDVADWRAEAERDPEGFTARARGSMVKQVAAMVGFQDAGAEVFDYGNSIRAEAQLGGFARAFEFPGFVPAYIRPQFAEGRGPFRWVALSGDPEDIRKTDAAVKALFPDNAGLVRWLDKAGSTVHFEGLPARICWLGYQERHLAGLKFNEMVASGELAAPIVIGRDHLDAGSVASPYRETEAMADGSDAIADWPLLNALLTTASGASWVSIHHGGGVGIGRSIHAGQVTVADGTVLAAEKLARVLTNDPGTGVMRHVDAGYDRAKDVARERGLKVPML
- the hutH gene encoding histidine ammonia-lyase, coding for MSSLTDTAVVVGAEPMRAEQVVAVARHGARIELDAGALRAVAASRALIEGLAVDPKPRYGISTGFGALATTFIAADRRAQLQSSLIRSHAAGTGAEVEREVIRALQLLRLRTLATGHTGVRPVVVHTYAAMLNAGITPIVREYGSLGCSGDLSPLAHVALAAMGEGDVRNDADEAVPAAAALHDAGIAPLVLREKEGLALINGTDGMLGMLLLALHDLSILLETADVAAAMSIESQLGTDAVFAAGLMDLRPQVGQAASAGNLRAYLGGSPIVASHKGPECTRVQDAYSLRCAPQVHGAARDTVEHARTIASRELISAVDNPVITDAGGVESNGNFHGAPIGYVLDFLAIATADVASISERRTDRALDPGRNQGLPPFLAHEVGVDSGLMIAQYAAAGIVSELKRLAVPASVDSIPSSAMQEDHVSMGWAAARKLRRGIDGLARVLAIEVLTGARAIDLRTPLQPGPATGAVRDLVRTVARGPGSDHHLSPDIEAVTALVLSGQVVRAAEGALR
- a CDS encoding IclR family transcriptional regulator, whose translation is MPDTSSPHPQVPAADQTLRILSLLAGQPGPIAARTIAAQLGVPRSSVYHLLATLEEHGYVVHLPAERRWGLGTAAFELAGGYARQQPLALLGRTLIAALADRSGESAHLAVMTGRDVLYLVEERAPRRPALVTDVGVRLPAHLTASGRSMLAALPREQVRALYPDAASFADRTGRGPARPRELHDVLRRVRADGYATEDGEVTLGLRSVGVAVRDHTGWPIAALAVTYPGDTPQQVAALADLIAPAAAELGRRIGGRGASGR
- a CDS encoding LacI family DNA-binding transcriptional regulator, coding for MAKPPTVEDVARAAGVSRQTVSNVLNSPGIVREATRERVQRAIADLAYRPHAAARRLRTRRSSTLGVHLDPYSGGISGVILDRFVHALTERAGERGMRVLIYSARSADEEIARLGDLIDGAEIDGVVITGTFFGDPRTGWLMQRDVPFVSFGRPWGGDDVYSSAHTWVDVDGAAGTRAATAHAIATAGPRVGFFGWPPDGGTGDDRERGWREAITQAAADGPRFEATEGLARARDVMAQVFARAQTLRELDALVCVSDSHAVAAHLAAADAGRRDLPVFGFDNTPVAEALGISSIEQSPELVAAAVLDGLMGTTGSAVELRDRDTAPAHVLVEPRLIVR
- a CDS encoding extracellular solute-binding protein, with translation MTRKTRALTGAGALVVAGALVLSGCGGGSGFDDTGDSGGEGGLTSSDDALTILIGSSGEAETAAVEDAVAAWSEESGVEATVSVANDLPQQLSQGFAGGSPPDLFYLAPEALAGYAGNGSLVAYGDELDNKDDFYPSLVENFTLDGEFYCAPKDFSTLALIINTDLWAAAGLTEADIPATWEDLTAVTKTLTTGGAVGLAFGPEYQRVGTFMAQAGGSLLADGEPVADSAENVEALEYVQARLQDGTFAFSTDIGASWGGEAFGNQLAAMVIEGNWITGALSADYPDVAYAVAELPAGPAGQGTLQFTNCWGMAADSPNQEAALSLVEFLTSTDQQLAFSEAFGPMPSIQSAADAWTEANPDLSAFLTGADYAQFPPTVEGATDVIADFNAQLESLKNGNPQEILDSVQTNLEAVVG
- a CDS encoding sugar ABC transporter permease, with protein sequence MTAQVSTPRRGRFSGIRRGEGLAGWLFTAPIIVILGVFLFIPVLMALWVSFSDWSGRGSPLSPSVGFVGLDNYAAVTTGGGLPERNFGIALRNNAWYVLLVVPLQTILALFLATLVNRAILRGRGFFRTAFYFPSVTSSVAITVLWLFLFSTTGVINEVLSWVGINGPNWFADPRGIVHVALGGVGVRKGPEALTGGGFLGISWWEWLAGPSIAMSAFILMAIFTTSGTMMLLFIAALQNVGVELGEAGMMDGATGWQRFWHITLPQLRPTLFTVLTLGLIGGWQVFDQIYTGTQGGPAKTTVTPAYLTYQAAFINQDWGQGAAIAFILFLIIIFFAALQRWALRDRPVSKRRARQYQVKGKTS